One segment of uncultured Methanobrevibacter sp. DNA contains the following:
- the tfrB gene encoding fumarate reductase (CoM/CoB) subunit TfrB gives MIKVYVSRFNSETDSEPHLECYEIEKTPQMKVLDALQAINEKYDADISFRSSCRAGQCGSCGILFKGNGALACQKEIKDGAIIEPLNFPVIKDLIVDKSSIEAKVKDLELSLQCDHKCSELNTSITKEDTQDTKKVRSCIECYSCLSTCPVVNIATEEFGGPYLMRYIDKFETDPRENFDRLKEALDEGLYKCTSCGKCLAVCPKNINTFGDAIEKMRAIAVANGSGPLPEHVAFKENILKNGRSVTTDKTPFIEQIENYKGSKIAFFTGCMVDYKFPEIGQMLVDVLKENGIDIDVPEGQVCCGSPLLRTGQTDIVQDLVDKNKEVFKDYDTIITICSGCGATLKNNHPEFGSKLHVMDISEFLVDKLDTSKLKDIDMTVTYHDPCHLGRGQGIKDAPRKIIEMIPGITFNEMKYPCQCCGAGGGIKSGKPEIAMDLAKSKAEMVKETDADAVITICPFCELNIRDGLDAIGCENIKVMHLLELLTKSYE, from the coding sequence ATGATTAAAGTATATGTTTCAAGGTTCAATAGTGAAACTGACTCAGAACCTCATTTGGAGTGTTATGAAATAGAAAAAACACCTCAGATGAAAGTTTTGGATGCACTTCAAGCAATTAATGAAAAATATGATGCTGACATCAGTTTTAGAAGTTCATGTAGAGCTGGACAATGTGGATCCTGCGGAATATTGTTTAAAGGAAATGGTGCTCTTGCCTGTCAAAAAGAGATTAAGGATGGCGCAATAATCGAACCGTTGAACTTTCCAGTTATTAAAGATTTAATTGTTGACAAATCAAGTATCGAAGCTAAAGTAAAAGATTTAGAATTGTCCCTCCAATGTGATCATAAATGCAGTGAGCTAAATACTTCAATAACAAAAGAAGACACTCAAGATACAAAAAAAGTAAGGAGCTGTATCGAATGTTATTCCTGTCTTTCAACCTGTCCAGTTGTTAATATAGCAACAGAGGAATTTGGAGGACCTTACTTAATGAGATACATTGATAAATTTGAAACCGACCCAAGAGAAAACTTTGATAGACTCAAAGAAGCATTGGACGAAGGTTTATATAAATGTACCAGTTGTGGAAAATGTCTGGCAGTTTGTCCTAAAAACATAAATACATTTGGTGATGCAATTGAAAAGATGAGAGCAATTGCAGTTGCTAATGGTTCAGGTCCACTTCCAGAACATGTAGCATTTAAAGAAAATATTCTTAAAAATGGAAGGTCAGTAACAACAGATAAAACTCCATTTATAGAGCAAATCGAAAATTATAAAGGCTCAAAAATTGCATTCTTTACGGGATGTATGGTTGACTACAAATTCCCTGAAATTGGACAAATGTTGGTTGATGTTTTAAAGGAAAATGGCATCGATATTGATGTTCCTGAAGGGCAAGTCTGCTGTGGATCACCATTATTGAGAACAGGCCAAACAGATATAGTTCAAGACCTTGTTGATAAAAATAAAGAAGTTTTTAAAGATTACGATACAATTATTACAATTTGTTCCGGTTGTGGAGCTACACTCAAAAATAATCACCCCGAATTCGGTTCCAAATTACATGTCATGGACATCAGCGAATTTTTAGTGGATAAACTGGATACCAGTAAATTAAAGGACATAGACATGACTGTTACATACCATGATCCATGCCATTTAGGTAGAGGGCAAGGCATTAAAGATGCACCCCGCAAGATTATTGAAATGATTCCTGGCATTACATTTAATGAAATGAAATACCCATGCCAATGCTGTGGAGCAGGCGGTGGAATAAAATCCGGAAAACCTGAAATTGCAATGGATTTAGCTAAATCAAAAGCAGAAATGGTTAAGGAAACTGATGCTGATGCCGTGATTACCATTTGTCCGTTTTGTGAATTGAATATCAGAGACGGGTTAGATGCAATCGGCTGTGAAAATATCAAAGTGATGCATTTACTTGAATTATTAACAAAATCTTATGAATAA
- the iorA gene encoding indolepyruvate ferredoxin oxidoreductase subunit alpha has product MNLKELVTGVNGDKHFLLGNEAAVRGVIEAGVSIAATYPGTPSSEIGNVLSVLAKDANIYFEFSTNEKVAMEVAATAAASGLRSFTFMKHVGMNVAADSFMTTAYSGVRGGMVILSADDPSLFSSQNEQDTRNYARLANVPILEPSNCQEVKDMVKYAFDLSEQFQIPVIVRTTTRVSHMRGVVEFGDVGDNSTNNENHWKRGHFKKDPSQFVPVPAFAGDMHVRLWDKIHKIEKITNKSDLNTEIDFSADKKYGVISSSSAYNYAHDVVKFNNLDIDILKLGFSYPFPQEKVAEFLKEMDDVFIVEEVDPIIEKETLSTIGAKKLDVTVHGKLDGTFPLYHEFNSDVVLDGFNKILNFKQVSDLKYSSSLEKLQEDIPSRAPVLCAGCPHRAMYYGINKAIEELGLKTDDVVFASDIGCYTLGINPPYNAADYLLSMGSSVGDGCGFSVSTDQKVASFIGDSTFFHSGISPLINAVHNKHNFVLTVLDNRITAMTGGQPNPGIPIDGMGDEAPEVSIRKLALACGCDYVRVINPFNLEQVVKTYKEAFERNDTAVIVSKAPCTLIKGLTKKPPVNFIESNCNNCDKCVSELACPAISKINGKIVIDKSQCDGCNVCIQVCKYGALEAGR; this is encoded by the coding sequence ATGAATTTAAAAGAATTAGTTACAGGAGTTAATGGTGATAAACATTTTTTACTTGGTAATGAAGCTGCTGTAAGAGGAGTAATAGAGGCTGGTGTTTCTATTGCAGCTACTTATCCTGGAACTCCTTCATCAGAAATTGGAAATGTATTGTCTGTGTTAGCTAAAGATGCAAATATTTATTTTGAATTTTCTACTAATGAAAAAGTAGCCATGGAGGTTGCAGCTACTGCTGCTGCATCAGGGTTGCGTTCATTTACTTTTATGAAACATGTGGGTATGAATGTGGCCGCAGACTCATTCATGACAACTGCATATTCTGGAGTCAGAGGAGGGATGGTAATATTGTCTGCAGATGATCCTTCTCTTTTCTCATCTCAAAATGAACAGGACACCAGGAATTACGCAAGATTGGCCAATGTCCCTATCTTGGAACCGTCCAATTGTCAAGAAGTTAAAGACATGGTTAAATATGCTTTTGACTTGTCAGAACAATTTCAAATTCCAGTAATTGTAAGAACAACCACTCGTGTATCTCATATGAGGGGAGTTGTGGAATTTGGAGATGTTGGAGATAATTCTACAAATAACGAAAATCATTGGAAAAGAGGTCACTTTAAAAAAGACCCATCCCAATTTGTTCCTGTTCCTGCCTTTGCAGGAGATATGCATGTCAGATTATGGGATAAAATACACAAAATTGAAAAAATTACAAATAAAAGTGATTTGAATACAGAAATTGATTTTTCAGCTGACAAAAAGTATGGTGTGATTTCATCAAGCAGCGCTTATAATTATGCTCATGATGTTGTCAAATTCAATAATTTGGATATTGACATTTTAAAATTAGGATTTTCATATCCATTCCCACAGGAAAAAGTAGCAGAATTTTTAAAGGAAATGGATGATGTTTTCATTGTTGAGGAAGTGGATCCAATAATAGAAAAAGAGACATTATCCACAATAGGTGCTAAAAAACTGGATGTTACTGTCCATGGTAAATTGGATGGAACTTTCCCTCTTTATCACGAATTCAATTCTGATGTGGTTTTAGATGGATTCAATAAGATATTGAATTTCAAACAAGTAAGCGATTTAAAATATTCATCAAGCTTAGAAAAATTGCAAGAAGATATTCCTTCCCGTGCACCGGTATTATGTGCTGGATGTCCTCACAGGGCAATGTATTATGGAATAAATAAAGCTATTGAAGAGCTTGGATTGAAAACAGATGATGTGGTATTTGCATCAGATATTGGATGTTATACTTTAGGTATTAATCCACCATATAATGCTGCAGATTACCTATTGTCAATGGGTTCAAGTGTTGGAGATGGCTGTGGATTTTCAGTTTCAACAGACCAAAAGGTAGCAAGTTTTATTGGTGATTCCACATTTTTCCACAGTGGAATTTCACCTTTGATTAATGCAGTTCACAATAAACATAATTTTGTCTTGACTGTTTTGGATAACAGGATTACTGCAATGACAGGAGGTCAACCAAATCCGGGCATTCCTATTGATGGGATGGGTGATGAAGCTCCGGAAGTTTCTATTCGTAAATTAGCTCTTGCTTGCGGATGTGATTATGTACGTGTGATTAATCCGTTTAATTTGGAACAAGTTGTTAAAACTTATAAAGAAGCTTTTGAAAGAAATGATACTGCTGTAATTGTTTCAAAAGCCCCATGTACATTAATAAAAGGTTTAACTAAGAAACCTCCGGTTAATTTTATTGAAAGTAATTGTAATAATTGTGATAAATGTGTAAGTGAACTTGCATGTCCTGCCATTTCAAAAATCAATGGTAAAATTGTTATAGATAAATCTCAATGTGATGGATGCAATGTATGTATACAAGTTTGTAAGTATGGTGCTTTAGAGGCAGGTAGGTGA
- a CDS encoding indolepyruvate oxidoreductase subunit beta, with amino-acid sequence MDNHYSIYICGVGGQGIIKTSTIIGEAAMNQGLDVVMSEIHGMSQRGGSVSTELKIGGYNSSIIPNEGADMLLSFEPIETIRGLDKVNSETKIVYNTHPIIPSSSDKAYPSVDSITKTLKENFKYVLPIDGTKLAIDAGSVLALNMVLLGAVTADDNFPLSKDSVIDAMKNNLKPKFHDMNLKAIESGYKSIKG; translated from the coding sequence ATGGATAATCATTATAGTATTTATATTTGTGGTGTTGGAGGCCAAGGAATTATTAAAACTTCAACTATCATTGGTGAAGCTGCAATGAACCAAGGTCTGGATGTAGTAATGAGTGAAATTCATGGAATGTCTCAAAGAGGAGGTTCCGTTTCCACAGAATTAAAAATTGGAGGATATAATTCTTCAATCATTCCAAATGAGGGTGCAGATATGTTGCTTTCTTTTGAACCAATTGAAACAATAAGGGGATTGGATAAGGTGAATAGCGAAACCAAAATTGTCTACAATACTCATCCAATTATTCCTTCTTCATCTGATAAGGCATATCCAAGTGTTGATAGCATAACAAAAACCTTAAAAGAAAATTTTAAATATGTTCTTCCAATTGATGGTACTAAATTGGCTATTGATGCTGGAAGTGTTTTAGCACTTAATATGGTTCTGTTAGGGGCTGTGACTGCTGATGACAATTTCCCATTATCAAAAGATTCAGTCATTGATGCAATGAAAAATAATTTAAAACCTAAATTCCATGATATGAATTTAAAAGCTATTGAAAGTGGGTACAAATCAATTAAAGGTTAA
- a CDS encoding DUF362 domain-containing protein produces the protein MRRPRYVDISIFILKYIFNWRFWIAEITKKSESYKKIIDKMLFEDDEIVIIPNTINVNKKIESEGSEFLPTDIIKDVVKRCDDIVIMNSCLCRSSNDCKDYPHDIGCIFLGPTTNKIPEHIGKKATVDEALAQIDRADAAGLSHLIGRNKIDTVWMNIHPGEGLLTICHCCPCCCLWKVYPNLDEDISNKVEKLDGITVKLHEDNCRLCKKCLNEVCMFQAIRLKDNKISIDYDTCKGCGLCTNACKFDAITIDYSDETIDNVINRMDNLYKKEL, from the coding sequence ATGAGAAGACCTAGATATGTGGATATTAGTATTTTTATTCTCAAATACATATTCAACTGGAGATTTTGGATAGCAGAGATTACAAAAAAATCAGAATCTTACAAAAAAATCATTGACAAAATGCTTTTTGAAGATGATGAAATCGTTATCATACCTAATACCATTAATGTCAATAAGAAAATAGAGTCCGAAGGCTCTGAATTCTTACCTACAGACATTATTAAAGATGTTGTTAAACGCTGCGATGACATTGTAATTATGAATTCATGTTTATGCAGAAGTTCAAACGATTGTAAAGATTATCCTCATGATATTGGTTGTATTTTCCTTGGACCAACAACCAACAAAATTCCAGAGCATATTGGTAAAAAAGCAACAGTTGATGAAGCTTTAGCCCAGATTGATAGAGCAGATGCTGCAGGTTTAAGTCATCTCATTGGAAGAAATAAAATCGATACAGTTTGGATGAACATACATCCGGGAGAAGGACTTTTAACAATATGTCATTGCTGCCCATGCTGCTGTTTATGGAAAGTTTATCCTAATTTGGATGAGGACATAAGCAATAAAGTAGAAAAACTTGATGGTATTACAGTAAAGCTTCATGAAGATAACTGCAGACTGTGTAAAAAATGTTTAAATGAAGTTTGCATGTTCCAAGCAATACGCTTAAAAGACAACAAAATCTCAATTGATTATGACACTTGTAAGGGATGCGGCCTTTGTACAAATGCATGCAAATTTGATGCTATTACAATTGATTATTCTGATGAAACTATTGATAATGTAATTAATAGGATGGACAATTTATATAAAAAAGAATTATAA
- the dcd gene encoding dCTP deaminase translates to MAILSDKTIKEYLNEGKISIEPLLDEKQIQPSSVDMRLGDEFKVFKVIRKPFIDPKDEEDIASYMESTTVKEGEAFIIHPNEFALATTLEYVKVPDDLVARVEGRSSMGRLGVTMHVTAGFIDPGFEGKITLEISNIGAMPVALYPGQRVCQIVFETMTTPSELPYGHPDRKSKYMGQTSPESSRVKLDYELKKD, encoded by the coding sequence ATGGCAATTTTAAGTGATAAAACTATAAAAGAATATTTAAATGAAGGGAAAATATCTATTGAACCTCTTTTAGATGAGAAACAAATACAACCATCTTCTGTTGATATGAGATTAGGAGATGAGTTCAAGGTATTTAAAGTAATTAGAAAACCTTTCATTGATCCTAAAGATGAAGAAGACATTGCTTCATACATGGAATCAACTACCGTCAAAGAAGGTGAAGCTTTTATAATACACCCTAATGAATTTGCGCTTGCGACAACCTTAGAATATGTCAAAGTGCCAGATGATTTGGTGGCAAGAGTTGAAGGCCGTTCAAGTATGGGTCGCTTAGGCGTTACCATGCATGTTACTGCAGGTTTCATCGATCCAGGATTTGAAGGAAAAATTACATTAGAAATTTCCAACATTGGTGCAATGCCTGTAGCGCTTTATCCTGGCCAAAGAGTATGCCAAATTGTATTTGAAACCATGACCACACCCTCAGAATTACCGTATGGACACCCAGATAGAAAAAGCAAATATATGGGACAAACTAGCCCAGAAAGCAGTAGAGTTAAATTAGATTATGAATTGAAAAAAGATTAG
- a CDS encoding phenylacetate--CoA ligase family protein, with translation MFWNEEAECMSKEKKEELQLERLQKTVKHAYDNIEFYKKRFDEIGLKPEDIKTLKDIEKIPFTTKSDLREAYPLGLLAVPREDIVEVHASSGTTGKPTVTAYTQADLEIWGECIARGLKMAGAEKEYIIQNAYGYGLFTGGFGIHHGGNKMGAITIPISAGNTQRQLDTMVDFQSDILTCTPSYAMYLGESREKSGISLEDINLKAGIHGAEMWTDEMRKRIETSLGIKTHNIYGLTEVMGPGVAQECSYQNGMHIQDDHFYPEIINSDTGETLDYGEKGELVLTSLTKTGMPILRFRTKDLTSLIEEKCECGRTTVRMTRITGRSDDMLKIKGVMVFPSQIEKALLKIKGISPNYMIHVTRPDILDEVEVKVEASKELFSDEMKEMEKVEKQIQASIRSETGLRVDVTICEPESLPRSEGKAVRVIDERNFE, from the coding sequence ATGTTTTGGAATGAAGAAGCCGAATGTATGAGCAAAGAGAAAAAAGAAGAACTTCAACTTGAAAGACTTCAAAAGACTGTAAAACATGCATATGACAATATAGAATTTTATAAAAAAAGATTTGACGAAATAGGGCTTAAACCTGAAGACATCAAAACTTTAAAAGATATTGAAAAAATTCCATTCACTACAAAAAGCGATTTAAGAGAAGCTTATCCTTTAGGATTACTTGCAGTTCCTCGCGAAGATATCGTTGAAGTGCACGCTTCTTCTGGAACAACCGGAAAACCAACAGTAACCGCTTACACACAAGCAGACTTGGAAATCTGGGGAGAATGTATTGCACGTGGTCTTAAAATGGCTGGTGCAGAAAAAGAATACATCATCCAAAATGCATACGGATACGGTTTATTTACAGGTGGTTTTGGTATTCACCATGGAGGAAACAAAATGGGTGCAATTACAATACCAATTTCAGCTGGAAATACACAAAGACAACTTGACACTATGGTAGATTTCCAAAGTGACATATTAACTTGTACCCCTTCCTATGCAATGTATTTGGGAGAATCCAGAGAAAAATCAGGCATTTCCCTTGAAGACATAAACCTAAAAGCAGGAATTCATGGAGCTGAAATGTGGACCGATGAAATGAGAAAAAGAATTGAAACATCCCTTGGAATCAAAACCCACAACATATACGGTTTAACAGAAGTAATGGGTCCTGGAGTAGCTCAGGAATGCAGTTATCAAAATGGAATGCATATTCAAGATGATCATTTTTACCCTGAAATCATTAATTCAGATACTGGTGAAACCCTGGATTATGGTGAAAAAGGAGAACTTGTTTTAACATCTCTTACCAAAACCGGAATGCCCATCTTAAGATTTAGAACAAAAGATTTGACTTCACTTATCGAAGAAAAATGTGAATGTGGAAGAACAACAGTTAGAATGACCAGAATCACTGGAAGAAGCGATGACATGTTAAAAATCAAAGGTGTTATGGTATTCCCATCACAAATTGAAAAAGCATTGCTCAAAATCAAGGGAATCAGTCCTAATTACATGATTCATGTAACAAGACCAGATATTTTAGATGAAGTCGAAGTTAAAGTAGAAGCTTCAAAAGAATTATTCTCAGACGAAATGAAAGAAATGGAAAAAGTAGAAAAACAAATCCAAGCTTCAATCAGATCAGAAACTGGACTTAGAGTTGATGTTACAATCTGTGAACCAGAATCTCTTCCAAGAAGTGAAGGTAAGGCTGTACGCGTAATAGATGAAAGGAATTTTGAATAG
- a CDS encoding amino acid-binding protein, with translation MSVKQISIFVENKEGRIKKAINTLGQENINIRALSIADTTKYGILRLIVSDNKKAIDALEKDGFIVKENEVIILAVPDEPNGLNSTLAVFDEKGINLEYLYAFVSSKTDEAIVVMRLENMEKAIDALKDSNVKILETEDIENL, from the coding sequence ATGTCAGTGAAACAAATTTCAATTTTTGTAGAAAACAAAGAAGGAAGAATTAAAAAAGCTATTAACACATTGGGGCAAGAAAACATTAATATTCGTGCTCTTTCAATAGCAGATACAACAAAATACGGAATCTTAAGATTAATTGTTTCAGATAACAAAAAAGCAATAGATGCTCTTGAAAAAGATGGATTTATTGTAAAAGAAAATGAAGTAATTATTTTAGCAGTTCCAGACGAACCTAATGGATTAAATTCTACATTAGCTGTTTTTGATGAAAAAGGTATTAATTTAGAATACTTATATGCATTTGTAAGCAGCAAAACCGATGAAGCTATTGTAGTTATGAGATTAGAAAATATGGAAAAAGCTATCGATGCCTTAAAAGATAGCAATGTTAAAATACTAGAGACCGAAGATATTGAAAACTTATAG
- a CDS encoding TrmJ/YjtD family RNA methyltransferase, with amino-acid sequence MINMGDTAVSEQKVVETSTINSSENKEDSKTESKSTSTKKSKTRTQSRGKARAKLIRENEEKEVSQFKENIYIVFVECETPGNIGFLARTMANFGLKNLILINPPTLTNDAYYQATHGKYIVENAKVYKTLDEFYQSQRIDFKVASTGMAGGSYNLARIPIKPEELGKSLNASNKIAILFGREGDGLSNKEINDCDICVSIPTDPTYPIMNISHAAAIIFYELFKNKHEFGVEGLNESSAVEKDLLLNDMKKLIDYLDIPEHKKKNGLKTFNNIISRAFITSREAHTFKGILRRLKNKLGEQ; translated from the coding sequence TTGATTAATATGGGAGACACTGCTGTAAGTGAGCAAAAGGTTGTAGAAACCAGTACAATCAATTCATCAGAAAATAAAGAAGACAGTAAAACAGAATCCAAATCAACTTCCACTAAAAAATCAAAAACAAGAACTCAATCTAGAGGAAAAGCACGAGCAAAACTTATTCGTGAAAATGAAGAAAAAGAAGTAAGCCAATTTAAAGAAAACATTTACATAGTTTTTGTGGAATGTGAAACTCCAGGAAACATTGGTTTTCTTGCAAGAACTATGGCTAACTTTGGATTAAAAAATTTAATACTTATAAACCCTCCAACATTAACTAATGACGCTTATTATCAAGCTACTCATGGAAAATACATTGTTGAAAATGCAAAAGTCTATAAAACATTAGACGAATTCTATCAATCACAAAGAATAGATTTTAAAGTAGCATCAACAGGGATGGCTGGAGGAAGTTACAACTTAGCCAGAATCCCTATAAAACCAGAAGAATTGGGAAAGTCATTGAATGCTTCAAATAAAATTGCTATTCTATTTGGAAGAGAAGGAGATGGACTTTCAAATAAAGAAATTAACGACTGCGACATCTGCGTATCCATTCCAACAGATCCAACTTACCCAATAATGAATATTTCCCATGCAGCAGCAATAATATTCTATGAACTGTTTAAAAATAAACATGAATTTGGTGTTGAAGGCTTGAATGAAAGCAGTGCCGTTGAAAAAGACTTGCTGTTAAATGACATGAAAAAACTAATAGATTACCTGGACATTCCAGAACATAAAAAGAAAAATGGCTTGAAAACATTCAACAACATTATTTCAAGAGCATTCATAACTAGTAGAGAAGCCCATACATTTAAAGGGATATTAAGAAGATTAAAAAATAAACTTGGTGAACAATGA
- the glyS gene encoding glycine--tRNA ligase — protein MNHDKMANISAKRGFLWPSFEIYSGVSGFTDYGPLGASLKNNIMQKWRKQYVSGEGFYEIEGPTVMPKEVLKASGHVDNFTDPMCKCEECGEVFRADHIIEEVIGEDVESLENEELDQIVIDNNITCPECGGKLSSIWNYNLMFKTEIGAKGDKVGYMRPETAQGIFILFKRLERFFRGKLPFGAVQLGKAYRNEISPRQGVIRLREFTQAEAEIFLNPKDKTHPKFGQIENEILTLNSQEVQENNTEPLKITAREALEKGIVANEMLIYQLYLARKFLTEIGIPEEVLRFRQHLAGEMAHYALDCWDVEVKTDKYGWVEIIGIADRGDYDLSSHSKFSNDELTVFMEYDEPKKVQKTIVKPNLSKFGPIFKGDSPKVKQAIEDAKPEDIKAALEKDGKFTVELDKVYEVDEELLIFKDVEEEITGEQIIPHVIEPSFGIDRIVYSVLLHSFCESDDKDYFKFNKSVAPVQVGVFPLVNKEGPREIAQNLTEELRMNGFRVEYDATGTIGKRYARADEIGIPLAITVDFDTLEDNQVTVRDRDTEAQERIAIDKLNEYLEKYYK, from the coding sequence ATGAATCATGATAAAATGGCAAACATCAGTGCAAAAAGAGGATTTTTATGGCCGTCCTTTGAAATTTACTCCGGAGTATCTGGTTTTACAGATTATGGACCTCTTGGAGCAAGCTTAAAAAACAACATCATGCAAAAATGGAGAAAACAATACGTTTCAGGTGAAGGATTTTATGAAATTGAAGGCCCTACAGTAATGCCTAAAGAAGTTTTAAAAGCATCAGGCCATGTCGATAACTTTACAGACCCAATGTGTAAATGTGAAGAATGTGGGGAAGTATTTAGAGCAGACCACATTATCGAAGAGGTTATTGGTGAAGATGTAGAAAGCCTTGAAAACGAAGAACTTGACCAAATCGTTATCGACAATAACATAACCTGCCCAGAATGTGGTGGAAAATTGTCAAGTATCTGGAATTATAACCTAATGTTTAAAACTGAAATTGGTGCTAAAGGGGATAAAGTAGGTTATATGAGACCTGAAACCGCCCAAGGAATATTTATTTTATTCAAACGTTTGGAAAGATTTTTCAGAGGAAAACTTCCATTTGGTGCAGTTCAACTTGGAAAAGCATATAGAAACGAAATTTCACCAAGACAGGGAGTTATTCGATTAAGAGAATTCACACAAGCAGAAGCAGAGATATTTCTAAATCCCAAAGACAAGACCCATCCAAAATTCGGACAGATAGAAAATGAAATTTTAACATTGAATTCTCAGGAAGTACAGGAAAACAACACAGAACCTCTAAAAATTACTGCACGTGAAGCATTGGAAAAAGGTATTGTTGCCAATGAAATGCTCATTTACCAATTATATTTAGCTCGTAAATTTTTAACAGAAATTGGAATTCCAGAAGAAGTTTTAAGATTCAGACAACATTTAGCTGGAGAGATGGCTCATTATGCCCTTGATTGTTGGGACGTTGAAGTAAAAACCGACAAATATGGATGGGTCGAAATTATTGGAATTGCTGATAGAGGAGATTATGACCTATCATCACACTCCAAATTCAGTAATGATGAACTAACAGTATTTATGGAATACGACGAACCTAAAAAAGTTCAAAAAACAATAGTGAAACCTAACTTATCCAAATTCGGACCAATATTTAAAGGAGATTCACCTAAAGTAAAACAAGCTATTGAAGATGCAAAACCTGAAGATATTAAAGCAGCTCTTGAAAAAGATGGAAAATTCACCGTGGAACTAGACAAAGTTTATGAAGTGGATGAAGAATTACTTATCTTTAAAGATGTCGAAGAAGAAATTACCGGTGAACAGATAATTCCCCATGTAATCGAACCTTCATTTGGAATTGACCGTATAGTTTATTCCGTTTTATTGCATTCATTCTGTGAAAGCGATGATAAGGATTATTTCAAATTCAATAAGTCTGTTGCTCCAGTGCAAGTTGGAGTGTTCCCCCTTGTAAACAAAGAAGGACCTCGTGAAATAGCTCAAAATCTTACTGAAGAATTAAGAATGAATGGATTTAGAGTTGAATACGATGCAACTGGAACCATTGGTAAACGATATGCCCGAGCTGATGAAATCGGTATTCCTCTTGCAATCACTGTAGATTTCGATACTCTTGAAGATAATCAAGTAACTGTAAGGGATAGAGACACCGAAGCTCAGGAAAGAATCGCCATTGACAAATTGAACGAATACTTGGAAAAATATTATAAATGA